A part of Ignavibacteriales bacterium genomic DNA contains:
- a CDS encoding ferrous iron transporter B — protein MNNDNIKRESILATANKLRWDVGENLHDTLMESIYENATSIASKVVSFPDKKPAFSLDRTLDKILTSKYLGFPIMFLILAVVFWITIEGANVPSGLIANLLVDTMHPILKTITASFMPWWLSGVLIDGAYLAMAWVVSVMLPPMAIFFPVYTLLEDFGYLPRVAFNMDPLYKKVGAHGKQALTMTMGFGCNAAGVVATRVIDSPRERLIAIITNNFSLCNGRWPTQILIATIFIGGAAPAYLAGIASAGAVVFIAILGIGFSLIVSWGLSKSLLKGEASAFSLELPPYRPPRILHTLYSSIIDRTIFVLWRAIVFAIPAGMVIWLVANIMIDGVSVANHFISWSNPVAFIFGLNGIILLAYIIAIPANEIVIPTVLMLTVANLAISGIGGDSGVMFELDSVTDTASILHAGGWTLLTGINLMIFSLLHNPCSTTIFTIYKETKSIKWTVISTLLPIAMGFTITFFVTQVWRLLF, from the coding sequence ATGAATAACGATAACATAAAACGAGAATCAATCTTAGCCACGGCAAATAAGTTGCGCTGGGATGTGGGAGAAAATCTCCACGACACTCTAATGGAATCCATTTATGAAAATGCCACCTCCATTGCAAGTAAAGTTGTAAGCTTTCCCGATAAGAAACCCGCGTTTAGTCTAGATAGAACTTTGGATAAAATACTTACAAGCAAGTATCTCGGTTTTCCAATTATGTTTTTGATACTTGCAGTTGTCTTCTGGATAACAATAGAGGGTGCAAATGTTCCTTCAGGTTTAATTGCAAACTTACTCGTAGATACGATGCATCCAATTTTAAAAACTATTACTGCTTCGTTTATGCCATGGTGGTTAAGCGGGGTATTGATTGACGGCGCTTATCTTGCAATGGCGTGGGTTGTAAGTGTAATGCTTCCGCCAATGGCAATATTTTTTCCTGTCTATACCTTGCTTGAAGATTTTGGTTACCTTCCGCGAGTGGCTTTTAATATGGACCCCCTTTATAAAAAAGTTGGTGCGCACGGAAAACAAGCATTAACAATGACAATGGGATTTGGCTGCAATGCTGCGGGTGTTGTTGCAACAAGAGTTATTGATTCCCCGCGCGAAAGATTAATTGCAATCATTACAAATAATTTTTCTTTATGCAACGGAAGATGGCCCACACAAATTCTTATCGCGACAATTTTTATTGGCGGTGCTGCCCCAGCGTATCTTGCAGGAATCGCATCAGCAGGAGCAGTTGTGTTTATTGCAATTTTAGGAATTGGATTTAGTTTAATTGTTTCGTGGGGATTATCAAAAAGTTTATTAAAGGGCGAAGCATCAGCATTTAGTTTAGAGTTACCGCCTTATAGACCACCAAGAATTCTGCATACACTTTATAGCTCTATAATTGATAGAACAATTTTTGTTTTGTGGCGTGCAATTGTATTTGCTATTCCTGCCGGAATGGTAATCTGGTTAGTTGCAAATATTATGATTGATGGAGTTTCAGTAGCAAATCATTTTATAAGTTGGTCAAATCCGGTAGCATTTATCTTCGGGTTAAACGGAATAATTTTACTTGCATACATAATTGCAATTCCCGCAAATGAAATTGTGATTCCAACAGTTTTAATGTTAACGGTTGCAAACCTTGCAATTTCAGGAATTGGCGGTGATAGCGGAGTAATGTTTGAACTCGATTCTGTTACAGATACCGCATCAATTTTACATGCTGGAGGATGGACTTTATTAACGGGAATTAATTTAATGATTTTCAGTTTACTACATAATCCTTGTTCAACTACCATCTTTACCATTTACAAAGAAACTAAAAGTATAAAATGGACTGTCATCTCTACGCTACTTCCGATTGCAATGGGTTTTACAATTACATTTTTTGTAACGCAGGTTTGGCGATTACTATTTTGA
- a CDS encoding VIT1/CCC1 transporter family protein encodes MIDKKTKSLWLHHLRDEVDAAFLYRKLAGLISDEKKIKIYKQLAEIEDKHAKAWSDLLQKENIKTNYESVSTKAKLLAWFSEKFGPGLLTNMLLKEEAAEVKTYLALYNSSPAGITKNIALRLARDSAEHADRLMRSDGIKSEPWHSSNSGGLLRNIVYGFNDGLTANFGLIAGIIGASAAPHLILISGIAGLTADALSMGSSGYLAAVSEKEVFDYERKMEAEEIKHMPELETEELALIYESKGMNSEEAHARAVEAMKNPEQVLEDKVREELGIINKPFTPFKEGWVTGLSTAVGALIPVFPFFFLEGSIAIISSFIISMLAHFGVGAARSFFTGRGIFRSGFDMFVVGFGVAAVGYFIGELIIKIL; translated from the coding sequence ATGATTGACAAAAAAACTAAATCTCTTTGGCTTCATCACCTTCGCGATGAAGTTGATGCAGCATTTTTGTACAGAAAACTTGCCGGCTTAATTTCTGATGAAAAGAAAATTAAGATATACAAACAGCTTGCTGAAATCGAAGACAAACATGCCAAAGCGTGGAGCGACCTTCTTCAGAAGGAAAATATTAAAACTAATTATGAATCTGTATCTACGAAAGCAAAACTACTGGCATGGTTTTCTGAAAAATTTGGCCCGGGTTTATTAACAAACATGCTTTTAAAAGAAGAAGCCGCGGAAGTAAAAACATACCTTGCTTTATATAATTCAAGTCCCGCCGGGATAACAAAAAATATAGCACTACGCCTTGCACGCGATTCAGCCGAACACGCAGATAGGCTTATGCGTTCGGATGGGATCAAATCCGAACCCTGGCACAGTTCTAACTCGGGCGGTTTACTGCGAAATATTGTTTACGGTTTTAATGATGGTTTAACTGCAAACTTTGGTTTGATTGCCGGCATAATCGGAGCTAGTGCCGCACCGCATCTTATTCTTATTTCCGGCATAGCCGGCTTAACTGCAGATGCACTTTCGATGGGTTCGTCAGGTTACTTGGCTGCGGTAAGTGAAAAAGAAGTTTTTGATTATGAGCGTAAAATGGAAGCTGAAGAAATTAAACACATGCCCGAATTAGAAACTGAAGAACTTGCACTTATTTATGAATCAAAAGGAATGAACTCCGAAGAAGCACATGCACGTGCCGTAGAAGCTATGAAAAATCCCGAACAAGTTCTCGAAGATAAAGTGCGCGAAGAACTCGGCATTATTAACAAACCATTTACTCCATTTAAAGAAGGATGGGTTACCGGACTTTCGACTGCCGTGGGTGCTCTCATTCCTGTCTTTCCTTTTTTTTTCCTGGAGGGTTCAATAGCGATAATAAGTTCTTTTATTATCTCAATGCTCGCACATTTTGGAGTTGGTGCAGCAAGAAGTTTTTTCACAGGGCGTGGGATTTTCCGAAGCGGCTTTGATATGTTTGTTGTTGGCTTCGGTGTTGCAGCAGTTGGTTATTTTATCGGTGAATTAATTATTAAAATTTTATAG
- the xth gene encoding exodeoxyribonuclease III: protein MTKLKLLSWNVNGIRAVQKKGFIEWLLKENPDMLCVQETKAHPEQLSEELLNINGYKSYFSSSIVKKGYSGVAIYTKEEPINVEHGFGIPKFDDEGRIILAEYKNFMLINIYYPNGKASAERLQYKMDFYDAFLDYSNKLVKKGKKLVICGDVNTAHKEIDLARPKENEKTSGFLPIEREWMDKFFSNGYHDTFRMFSSEPEQYSWWDMVTRARERNVGWRIDYFFVSYNFKQNVKNAFILEDVMGSDHCPVGIDIEI from the coding sequence ATGACAAAATTAAAATTACTTTCGTGGAATGTTAACGGGATCAGGGCTGTTCAGAAAAAAGGATTTATCGAATGGTTGTTAAAAGAAAATCCCGATATGCTTTGTGTTCAAGAAACCAAAGCTCATCCCGAACAATTATCCGAAGAACTTTTAAATATTAATGGATATAAATCATATTTCTCTTCTTCGATAGTTAAGAAGGGGTACAGCGGAGTTGCTATCTACACGAAGGAGGAGCCAATTAACGTTGAACATGGTTTTGGAATACCGAAGTTTGATGATGAAGGCAGAATTATTCTCGCCGAGTATAAAAATTTTATGTTGATTAATATTTACTATCCAAACGGTAAAGCAAGCGCTGAGCGGTTGCAGTACAAAATGGATTTTTATGATGCCTTTCTCGATTACTCAAATAAACTTGTAAAAAAAGGAAAGAAACTTGTTATCTGCGGGGATGTAAACACAGCTCATAAAGAAATTGATCTTGCCCGGCCAAAAGAAAACGAAAAAACTTCAGGCTTCCTTCCAATCGAAAGGGAGTGGATGGATAAATTTTTCTCGAATGGTTATCACGATACTTTCAGAATGTTCAGCAGCGAACCGGAACAATATTCCTGGTGGGATATGGTAACGCGTGCCCGCGAAAGAAATGTCGGCTGGAGAATAGATTACTTTTTTGTATCATATAATTTTAAACAGAATGTAAAAAATGCTTTCATCCTCGAAGATGTAATGGGCTCAGACCATTGTCCGGTAGGAATTGATATAGAAATTTAA
- a CDS encoding insulinase family protein, with amino-acid sequence MFNTMAQMESKKFSLPPYEKVTLSNGLTVYLMERHEVPLIYITAVFPAGAVNDGEKNGLASFTSDALLYGTKSFTKNQIEETFDFFGANINTNAGTETSTLSTSFIKDDADKILPILKEIIVDPVFPKEEINKRQQRWLVELEQAKESPRSVIRSYFNKFIFANSVYGNPVNGTSTGITAITPIDIQNFYKSNYQPSLSAIAIVGDFSTSEMKEKISSLFGNWKSVEFDGVKIFETPELKFEKSRVLLVNKSDSYETTFLIGGAGVTRNNSDFVGLQVINTILGGRFTSWLNDELRVNSGLTYGARSSFVPYKYSGTFLISTFTKTSTTIQAIDLALETYNRLWAKGIDDKTLSSAKNYIKGQFPPDYETSGDLANLLTEMFHFGLDDSFINDFEKNVDAFTIEKSKEIINKYFPKDKLQFVLIGKADELRSEVKKYGEVLEKEITAEGF; translated from the coding sequence ATGTTCAACACAATGGCACAAATGGAATCAAAAAAGTTTTCGCTACCCCCTTATGAAAAAGTAACCCTTTCCAACGGACTGACTGTTTATTTAATGGAACGCCATGAAGTTCCATTAATTTATATTACAGCAGTCTTTCCCGCAGGTGCAGTTAATGACGGAGAAAAAAACGGGTTAGCTTCCTTCACTTCAGATGCGTTGTTATACGGGACAAAGAGCTTCACTAAAAATCAGATAGAAGAAACTTTTGATTTTTTTGGTGCTAATATTAACACAAATGCGGGAACCGAAACATCAACCCTATCAACTTCATTCATAAAAGATGATGCTGATAAAATTTTACCAATATTGAAAGAAATAATTGTTGATCCGGTTTTCCCCAAAGAAGAAATAAATAAACGTCAGCAGCGCTGGCTTGTTGAACTTGAACAGGCAAAAGAGAGTCCGCGGAGTGTGATTCGTTCTTACTTCAACAAATTTATTTTTGCCAATAGCGTTTACGGCAATCCTGTTAACGGGACATCAACAGGAATTACAGCTATCACTCCAATTGATATTCAGAATTTTTATAAATCAAATTATCAGCCTTCGCTTTCGGCAATCGCAATTGTCGGAGATTTTTCTACTTCTGAAATGAAAGAAAAAATTTCGTCATTATTCGGAAACTGGAAATCGGTTGAGTTTGACGGAGTAAAAATATTTGAAACTCCTGAATTAAAATTTGAAAAGAGCCGTGTATTACTTGTAAACAAAAGCGATTCTTATGAAACCACTTTTCTGATTGGTGGGGCGGGGGTTACAAGAAATAATTCCGATTTTGTCGGGCTTCAAGTAATTAACACAATACTCGGCGGAAGATTTACTTCCTGGTTGAATGATGAACTGCGTGTAAATTCGGGATTGACTTACGGTGCGCGAAGTTCATTTGTTCCTTATAAATATTCCGGGACTTTTCTAATCAGCACTTTCACAAAAACTTCAACAACTATTCAGGCAATTGATCTTGCACTTGAAACTTACAATCGCCTTTGGGCAAAAGGCATTGATGATAAAACTCTTTCATCTGCAAAAAATTATATTAAAGGACAGTTTCCCCCAGACTATGAAACTTCCGGCGACCTTGCAAACTTATTGACTGAAATGTTCCACTTCGGATTGGATGATTCTTTTATAAATGATTTTGAAAAAAATGTTGACGCTTTTACTATTGAAAAATCAAAAGAAATAATCAATAAATATTTTCCAAAAGATAAACTTCAGTTTGTACTAATCGGCAAAGCAGATGAGTTGCGCAGTGAAGTAAAAAAATACGGCGAAGTGTTAGAGAAAGAAATTACTGCAGAAGGATTTTAG
- a CDS encoding insulinase family protein, which translates to MKAFMKLLIFFVCLTMAAIGQTKPEDVKTFQLKNGMKIIVLEDHSIPNANMYLFWRVGSRNEYPGITGLSHFFEHMMFNGAKKYGPKEFDRTMEAAGGSNNAYTTENVTVYTDWFPSSSLELMFELEADRIADLNFDDKMIESERGVILSERSTGLENSNWEYLNQELLGVSMVAHPYHWPVIGYESDIKGWQKKDLQNYFKTYYAPNNGSVVIVGDVNFDEVKKLAEKYFEPIPAQDAPRKIHTVEPNQLGEKRIFVKKDVFTPNVMFAYHVPATGSEDFYALELLNSILTSGNSSRLYSSIIDKQQLATDVETYFPQAFDPFLFFIYAVANDGVSALQLENAIEDELSKIISEGVSENELQKVKNQKHSEFYHSLETINGKANTLGTYEMFFGDYKKMFNAPKDFKKVTTEDIKRVAAKYFVKTNKTIGIMQGEEN; encoded by the coding sequence ATGAAGGCATTTATGAAATTATTAATATTTTTTGTGTGCTTGACTATGGCAGCAATTGGACAAACAAAACCTGAAGACGTGAAAACTTTTCAACTTAAAAACGGAATGAAGATAATAGTTCTCGAAGATCATTCAATCCCGAATGCAAATATGTATTTATTCTGGCGTGTCGGTTCACGAAATGAATATCCCGGCATTACGGGGCTTTCACACTTCTTCGAACATATGATGTTTAACGGTGCTAAAAAATACGGACCAAAAGAATTCGACAGAACTATGGAAGCTGCCGGCGGTTCGAACAATGCGTACACAACAGAGAATGTAACTGTTTACACTGATTGGTTTCCAAGTTCATCTCTCGAATTAATGTTTGAACTTGAAGCCGATAGAATTGCCGATTTAAATTTCGATGACAAAATGATCGAAAGTGAACGCGGAGTTATACTTTCTGAAAGGAGTACCGGGCTTGAGAACAGTAATTGGGAATATCTCAATCAGGAACTGCTTGGTGTTTCGATGGTAGCCCATCCTTATCATTGGCCTGTTATTGGGTATGAATCGGACATAAAGGGGTGGCAGAAAAAAGATCTTCAAAATTATTTTAAAACTTATTATGCACCAAACAATGGAAGCGTAGTGATAGTAGGTGATGTCAATTTTGATGAAGTGAAAAAACTGGCCGAAAAATATTTTGAACCAATCCCTGCACAGGATGCGCCGCGAAAAATTCATACAGTTGAACCTAATCAACTCGGCGAGAAAAGAATTTTTGTTAAGAAAGATGTTTTTACTCCCAACGTTATGTTTGCTTATCATGTTCCTGCTACCGGCTCTGAAGATTTTTACGCTCTCGAACTTCTCAATTCAATTTTAACAAGCGGCAATTCTTCACGGCTTTATAGTTCAATCATTGATAAACAGCAGCTTGCAACTGATGTAGAAACTTATTTCCCGCAGGCGTTTGATCCCTTTCTCTTTTTCATTTATGCAGTTGCAAATGATGGAGTGAGCGCTCTTCAACTTGAGAATGCGATTGAAGATGAATTAAGCAAAATTATTTCAGAAGGCGTGTCTGAGAATGAACTTCAAAAAGTAAAAAATCAAAAGCATTCTGAATTTTATCACTCGCTCGAAACCATAAATGGCAAAGCTAACACACTCGGCACTTATGAAATGTTTTTTGGTGATTATAAAAAAATGTTCAATGCACCGAAAGATTTTAAGAAAGTCACGACGGAAGATATTAAACGAGTTGCTGCAAAATATTTTGTAAAAACAAACAAAACAATTGGGATAATGCAGGGAGAGGAGAATTAA
- a CDS encoding DMT family transporter produces MNLLIAPRLSAILLALLVTFLWSTSFVIIKWGLTEIPPITFAGLRYFIAFICLLPFAFTNKNIKVIKSLAKKDWINLSLLGLMFYPLTQGAQFIGLSLIPAVTVSLLLNFTPIVVAFMAIVLISEYPTNLQWFGTFLFLTGIIIYFVPINFLENEQAGLFVMLIGVFANAGSAVLGRKVNRSGKFSPFIVTLVSMGVGSFVLIITGIFVQGINQISKENLFYLLWLAIVNTALAFVLWNKTLQMLSAMESSIINGTMLVQIALLAWIFLGEEISMQEGLGMFAAACGAVLVQLKRK; encoded by the coding sequence ATGAATTTATTAATTGCCCCAAGGCTATCTGCTATTTTGCTTGCATTGCTTGTAACCTTTCTTTGGTCAACATCGTTTGTGATTATTAAGTGGGGCTTGACTGAAATTCCGCCCATTACATTTGCAGGACTTCGATACTTCATTGCGTTTATTTGTCTGCTTCCGTTTGCATTCACAAATAAAAATATTAAAGTCATTAAATCATTAGCGAAAAAAGATTGGATAAATCTTTCACTTCTTGGATTGATGTTTTATCCGCTTACGCAAGGTGCGCAGTTTATCGGCTTATCACTCATCCCGGCAGTTACTGTTAGTCTGTTACTTAATTTTACCCCCATCGTTGTTGCTTTTATGGCGATCGTTTTGATTTCAGAGTATCCAACAAACCTTCAGTGGTTTGGTACCTTTCTTTTTCTGACTGGTATAATTATTTACTTTGTTCCAATAAATTTTTTGGAAAATGAGCAAGCGGGATTGTTTGTAATGTTAATCGGGGTTTTCGCAAATGCCGGGTCTGCTGTTCTTGGAAGAAAAGTAAACAGATCCGGCAAATTTAGTCCGTTTATTGTTACGCTTGTAAGCATGGGTGTGGGATCTTTTGTATTAATCATTACTGGTATATTTGTTCAAGGGATTAATCAAATCAGTAAGGAAAATTTATTTTATCTTTTATGGCTTGCAATTGTAAACACGGCTCTTGCATTTGTATTATGGAATAAAACTCTGCAAATGTTGAGCGCAATGGAATCAAGTATTATTAATGGAACTATGTTAGTTCAGATAGCATTACTTGCATGGATTTTTCTGGGAGAGGAAATATCAATGCAAGAAGGATTGGGAATGTTTGCAGCGGCTTGCGGTGCGGTGCTCGTTCAGCTAAAAAGGAAATAA
- a CDS encoding DUF4097 family beta strand repeat protein, with amino-acid sequence MSTQKNFFSYLTFLLAMVIPLSCAYSSDKNNLSDDLKVLHEKTFQISPGKKIELDASVGDVMITSWDKSEVYIKVLGNEKAEDKIEFEFNGTSDLVKVKAKKTGSLFNWFGSGVKLRFEIKVPASFNTKVSTSGGDIKFADVSGDQYLSTSGGDIIVKNSHGKLDVSTSGGDISTENSKGLMMLSTSGGDVIANNFEGDVSAETSGGDIHLSGMNSKVKAETSGGDIVLDYSGANDGIDLSTSGGDIMIKLPADFSAAAKLYTSGGDISCELTTNNVGKKSSSKLEGDLNSGGNLLHAETSGGDIVVSKK; translated from the coding sequence ATGTCAACACAAAAAAACTTTTTCAGCTATTTAACTTTTCTACTCGCAATGGTTATACCTTTGTCTTGTGCTTATTCATCAGACAAGAATAACTTATCGGACGACCTAAAGGTTCTGCACGAAAAAACATTTCAAATATCACCCGGTAAAAAAATTGAGCTTGATGCTTCGGTTGGTGATGTAATGATAACTTCGTGGGACAAATCGGAAGTTTATATTAAAGTACTCGGTAATGAAAAAGCCGAGGACAAAATTGAATTTGAGTTTAATGGAACATCGGACTTAGTAAAAGTAAAAGCTAAAAAGACCGGATCATTATTCAACTGGTTTGGAAGCGGAGTAAAATTAAGATTTGAAATCAAAGTTCCTGCGTCTTTCAATACTAAAGTTTCTACCAGCGGGGGTGATATTAAATTTGCGGATGTTTCCGGAGATCAATATTTAAGCACTTCAGGAGGGGATATAATAGTAAAAAACTCGCACGGAAAATTAGACGTATCAACTTCGGGCGGTGATATATCAACCGAAAACAGCAAAGGTTTGATGATGCTTTCCACTTCCGGCGGTGATGTGATTGCTAATAATTTTGAGGGAGATGTCTCTGCGGAAACTTCAGGCGGAGATATCCATTTGAGCGGAATGAATTCAAAAGTAAAAGCCGAAACTTCAGGTGGTGATATTGTGCTTGATTATTCAGGCGCAAATGATGGAATTGATTTAAGTACGTCAGGCGGAGATATAATGATAAAACTCCCTGCTGATTTTAGTGCTGCTGCAAAATTGTATACTTCGGGCGGGGATATTTCCTGCGAGCTTACAACTAACAACGTAGGCAAAAAATCTTCCTCAAAACTTGAAGGCGATTTGAATTCTGGTGGAAATCTTCTTCACGCCGAAACTTCAGGTGGTGATATTGTTGTAAGTAAAAAGTAG
- a CDS encoding T9SS type A sorting domain-containing protein has product MKTKISNLIIFLILLNALIQAQSLQKAGDQIFTNDNYNFISVNEVYQWQGNNGSSSHDPLSDGSGFYWPGGEAATNSAIFADGLIWGGKINGQIYFNGSTYRYGLQAGKILDDGSPDDPSLLKYRIYKILKGWENLPPGERRDEYERDYNEWPVEDGAPWIDVNGDGVFTFGVDEPEFVGTENLWYVSNDLDSARTTFTYGSQPIGLEVQAATYSFSETNFLKDAVFRKYLLVNESNNNIDSLFIGYWSDDDLGFAGDDFSGCDSILNLGYTYNSDNFDENYYGENPPAIGHLLLQGPIVEAGQNDSAYFKCHWRKGFRNLPMTSFAFYIGSSAVYRDPDLGSYSGSIEFYNYLNGKLWDGSSFIDPHTQQAVKYPLAGNPGLGEGWYEGDGWQDGPAPGDRRILISSGPFTMAPGDTQEIAICIFAAMGSNNLNSISVLKNNAELISGFYIPGLINSVENTGSDFPTYYALSQNYPNPFNPITTIKYALSENGFVTLNVYNPLGELVAELVDKMQTIGQYEVGFNSDKLTSGVYIYTLKVNDFVLSKKMVVLK; this is encoded by the coding sequence ATGAAAACAAAAATAAGCAACCTGATTATTTTTTTAATTCTGTTGAATGCTTTGATTCAAGCTCAAAGCCTTCAAAAAGCTGGCGATCAAATTTTTACTAATGATAATTATAATTTTATCTCAGTAAATGAAGTTTATCAATGGCAGGGAAATAATGGTAGTAGTTCTCATGATCCACTGTCGGATGGGAGTGGTTTCTATTGGCCCGGAGGTGAAGCCGCAACAAATTCAGCAATATTTGCTGATGGATTAATCTGGGGCGGAAAGATCAATGGACAGATATACTTCAATGGTTCCACTTATCGGTATGGATTACAAGCAGGGAAAATTCTTGATGATGGTTCACCCGACGACCCAAGTTTGTTGAAGTATAGGATATATAAAATTTTAAAAGGATGGGAAAACCTTCCGCCCGGTGAAAGACGGGATGAATACGAAAGGGACTATAACGAGTGGCCGGTTGAAGATGGCGCCCCTTGGATTGATGTGAATGGAGACGGAGTTTTCACTTTTGGTGTAGACGAACCCGAATTCGTGGGAACAGAAAATTTGTGGTATGTTTCTAACGATCTGGATTCTGCTAGAACAACCTTTACTTATGGAAGTCAACCGATCGGTTTGGAAGTACAAGCTGCCACTTATTCTTTTTCCGAAACGAACTTTTTAAAAGATGCTGTGTTTAGAAAATATCTTTTAGTAAACGAAAGTAATAATAATATAGATAGCCTGTTCATTGGTTACTGGAGTGACGACGATTTAGGATTTGCCGGAGATGACTTTTCTGGCTGCGACAGTATTTTGAATCTTGGTTATACCTATAATAGCGACAATTTTGATGAGAACTATTATGGCGAAAATCCACCTGCAATAGGACATCTGTTGTTGCAAGGGCCAATTGTAGAAGCGGGGCAAAATGATAGTGCATATTTTAAATGTCATTGGCGCAAAGGTTTTAGAAATCTTCCCATGACATCATTTGCGTTTTATATAGGCAGCAGTGCAGTGTATAGGGACCCGGATCTGGGCAGCTATTCGGGTTCTATTGAATTTTATAATTATTTAAATGGGAAACTATGGGATGGTAGTTCGTTTATTGATCCTCATACTCAGCAAGCAGTAAAATATCCTTTAGCAGGAAATCCTGGACTAGGGGAGGGTTGGTACGAAGGAGACGGCTGGCAAGATGGACCCGCACCCGGGGATAGAAGAATACTAATCTCATCAGGTCCATTTACTATGGCTCCTGGCGACACTCAAGAAATTGCTATCTGTATTTTTGCAGCAATGGGAAGTAATAATCTTAATAGCATTAGTGTGTTAAAAAATAATGCTGAACTGATAAGCGGGTTTTATATTCCCGGTTTAATTAATTCAGTAGAAAACACAGGATCAGATTTTCCCACCTATTATGCTTTATCTCAAAACTATCCTAACCCCTTTAATCCTATAACTACGATCAAGTATGCGTTATCTGAAAATGGATTTGTAACCTTAAATGTTTATAATCCACTTGGGGAATTAGTAGCAGAGCTTGTAGATAAAATGCAAACAATAGGTCAATATGAGGTGGGGTTTAATTCAGATAAGCTGACCAGTGGTGTTTATATTTATACTTTAAAAGTCAATGACTTTGTGCTAAGTAAGAAAATGGTAGTACTTAAATAG
- a CDS encoding T9SS type A sorting domain-containing protein produces the protein MMQGLNMDGSSIINPITGEPTLWPLSGDPVSGIGWYEGEGWPGGDSPGDHRFHVPSGPFNLAAGDTQEIVIAIPIARGIDNINSITKLRELTAHVQEFYNTELVDILNTKETIAPSGYTLFQNYPNPFNTKTTIEYEVPEKANVTIKIYDILGREVKTLVENEEKVRWKYKVEFDATNIASGVYFYRMQVNPVSGAGGFTQTKKMVVLK, from the coding sequence ATGATGCAGGGACTTAATATGGATGGAAGCTCAATAATTAATCCAATCACCGGCGAGCCAACACTCTGGCCATTATCTGGTGACCCCGTTTCTGGCATTGGCTGGTATGAAGGAGAGGGCTGGCCCGGTGGAGATTCCCCTGGAGATCACAGATTTCATGTACCTTCAGGTCCTTTCAATCTAGCCGCCGGGGATACTCAGGAAATAGTTATCGCCATTCCTATTGCAAGAGGAATTGATAATATTAACAGCATAACAAAACTTAGAGAGCTTACTGCACACGTGCAGGAGTTTTATAACACAGAGCTTGTTGATATTCTTAACACCAAAGAAACAATTGCTCCATCAGGTTATACTTTATTTCAAAACTACCCCAACCCCTTTAATACCAAGACTACAATTGAGTATGAGGTACCCGAAAAGGCGAATGTGACAATAAAGATATATGACATACTCGGAAGAGAAGTAAAAACTCTCGTAGAAAACGAAGAGAAAGTAAGGTGGAAATACAAAGTAGAGTTTGATGCAACAAACATTGCCAGCGGAGTTTACTTTTACAGAATGCAGGTTAACCCTGTAAGCGGGGCAGGCGGCTTTACTCAAACTAAAAAAATGGTGGTACTAAAGTGA